One window from the genome of Salisaeta longa DSM 21114 encodes:
- a CDS encoding alpha-amylase family glycosyl hydrolase: protein MLELQRILGYSCAFVGAVVLLVAGWAHPRSEDRMPDWPRAITYEIFVQSFADTNNDGIGDLDGVTMHLDSLQRMGVKAIWLMPIHPSPSYHKYDVTDYRAIHPDYGTMEDFEELVRAAHAKGIKVIIDLVINHTARTHPWFRKALADTTSRYHDYYVWKDSSQITDATVEETGPDTDNVQRWHPIAGRSERYYAYFWGGMPDLNFDNPAVRKEILDIGRFWLKKGVDGFRLDAAKHIYIDHQKNHAWWQTFRKEMQDVEPNVLLIGEVWDRAEIVQPYLKGLDALFNFDMAAAMLNAVKTGDGDSLAYRHKQVREKYQAVAPDFIDATFLANHDQNRVRSVLNGDRKAKMAANLLFTLPGAPFVYYGEEIGMRGMKPDPHIREPYLWQETPGAPYRTTWIDPKYSTDSTVVPRARQAARDTSMLHHYTEMMALRNDSPALTMGRMQPVMLPNEHLTAFVRLHPEEHLLVVHNVADRAVSAPMPDSLRRYTTELFTSNAAAEVMPEGVTLPPYSTVIMRAPDK, encoded by the coding sequence ATGCTTGAGCTCCAGCGCATTCTTGGATACAGCTGCGCCTTCGTTGGCGCGGTTGTGCTGCTCGTCGCCGGGTGGGCGCACCCGCGCTCCGAAGACCGCATGCCCGACTGGCCCCGCGCCATCACCTACGAGATCTTCGTTCAGTCCTTTGCCGACACAAACAACGACGGCATTGGCGACCTCGACGGCGTCACGATGCATCTCGACAGTCTGCAGCGCATGGGCGTAAAAGCCATCTGGCTCATGCCCATCCATCCGTCGCCCTCGTACCACAAGTACGATGTCACCGACTACCGCGCGATCCATCCGGACTACGGGACCATGGAGGATTTTGAGGAGCTGGTGCGCGCGGCCCACGCGAAAGGCATCAAGGTCATCATCGACCTCGTCATCAACCACACCGCCCGCACCCATCCGTGGTTTAGGAAGGCGCTGGCCGACACCACCAGCCGCTACCACGACTACTACGTGTGGAAGGATTCCAGCCAGATAACTGATGCAACGGTTGAAGAAACCGGGCCCGACACCGACAACGTGCAGCGCTGGCATCCCATCGCGGGGCGCTCTGAGCGCTACTACGCGTACTTCTGGGGCGGCATGCCCGATCTTAACTTCGACAACCCGGCGGTTCGTAAAGAAATTTTGGACATCGGCCGGTTTTGGCTGAAGAAAGGGGTCGATGGATTCCGGTTGGATGCTGCGAAGCATATTTACATCGATCACCAGAAAAACCACGCCTGGTGGCAAACCTTCCGGAAGGAAATGCAGGACGTGGAGCCCAACGTGTTGCTCATTGGAGAGGTGTGGGACCGGGCAGAGATCGTGCAGCCCTACCTGAAGGGCCTCGATGCGCTGTTCAACTTCGACATGGCGGCCGCCATGCTGAACGCGGTAAAGACGGGCGACGGCGACTCGCTGGCATATCGCCACAAGCAGGTCCGTGAAAAATACCAGGCCGTGGCGCCGGACTTCATCGACGCGACGTTTCTTGCAAACCACGACCAAAACCGTGTGCGCAGCGTCCTGAACGGCGATCGAAAGGCCAAGATGGCCGCCAACTTGCTGTTTACGCTGCCGGGCGCGCCGTTTGTTTACTACGGCGAGGAAATTGGCATGCGCGGCATGAAGCCCGATCCGCACATCCGGGAGCCGTACCTGTGGCAAGAAACGCCGGGCGCGCCCTACCGGACCACCTGGATCGATCCGAAGTACAGCACCGACAGCACGGTGGTGCCGCGCGCGCGACAAGCCGCCCGCGACACATCGATGCTGCACCACTACACCGAAATGATGGCGCTGCGCAACGACAGTCCGGCGCTCACCATGGGGCGCATGCAGCCTGTGATGTTGCCTAACGAGCACCTCACGGCATTTGTGCGCCTGCATCCCGAGGAGCACCTGCTGGTGGTTCACAACGTGGCCGACCGAGCGGTTTCTGCCCCTATGCCCGATTCGCTCCGCCGCTACACGACGGAGCTGTTTACGAGCAATGCGGCGGCCGAGGTGATGCCTGAGGGCGTGACGCTCCCGCCATACAGCACCGTAATTATGCGGGCGCCGGATAAGTAA
- a CDS encoding alpha-amylase family glycosyl hydrolase has product MRYFSRASRGALSFLLLFVALVAGGPSAAAQESEPVVETDPALPTVTRPVTIYFNADQGNKGLQGYDGAVYAHTGVYTSESPTTWKCVKTEWPNNRPDIRMTEVAAERYKLEISDIRAYYNDNNTGCMLGPNEEILSMNFVFRNDDGTLEGKTASGGDIIVELADSDPGVNANIETPAVSAINPVVVDTDTTISVLAIADTIQTDLQSFKLFVDGTEAVRTTNDTIQYSLSLTQAGRKDVRIEARGTDGSVAADSIYAVRTAPLTDAPVPAGLDDGINYTSSTSATLVLQAPRKSFVHVIGDFTNWEVQPSYQLNRERNTASTGQDSTRWWIELNNLTPGKEYRFQYLVDGDIRIPDPYSGKVLSTNDQFIDAQTYPNLIAYPTGKTQQLVSVLQTDQAAFNFSPFERPPQKDLVIYELLVRDFIANHNYQTLQDTLAYLDRMGINAIELMPVSEFDGNESWGYNPALYFATDKYYGPAKELKQFIEMAHQRGIAVILDVVYNQQTGQSPFVRLFNDGTYGPPTDDNPWVNRDARHPFNVFYDNNHESTFTKYWLDRANEYWLTEFNVDGFRFDLSKGFTQGPDADGYNDVGAWSSYDQERINTLQRMADKIWAVDDNAYIILEHFAATDEERALAEYRTDQGQAGMMLWNNMNDPYSEAAMGYDEGSDLSNTYYRNRGISVPNYITYMESHDEQWLMYRNLAFGNSSGSYDIQELPTALNRQKLVGAFFFTVPGPRMMWQFGELGYGYGDNGEQCLRPNDCPTVAPGRTAPKPIRWDYRDPQQSPNRVKLYKTWSALINLRNQHEVFTSTDTQVDLRVGAAVDGRRIGLQHPSMNAIVVGNFGVEPTDVTANFPTSGTWYDVFSGKAVSIEAEEQDAAIPMAPGEFHVYTSEPPAVTPEAGIVPYGVAAPAPEAPTGVEASSNLEAGAVELSWTASDAVDVVAHQVYRGRTATFDTTGALLATLGPNATTYTDDAVVSGPTYYYRVVALDNDGMQSASAAASALLYPASIPVSVTRSFGNGAAKDDYRLVALPGDVSRGLGDTFQGTAGDAWQAYWDNGNATDYLVKYTPSATFALRPGRGFWAISESAWTVDGDIPTVVPQQTAGSDVPVTTIPLHEGWNIISNPFDRDVAWSAVAAANGGSLQPIWRFNGSFQQAETFVSARSGTAFYFNNQSGLSSLTIPYAMQSAAAQRSKTASPELLRITATLDDARSSTVALGVAPNASNEVGAEDIIAPSTSFESFSLRAKAPGAGARQDRLARSVRARSQRGGHVFPLRLQTPNGGRITLTVEGGTAIGPAARLVNRTTGAVYNLSTKQRITLTATTDAVDLALLTGSAAFVERQQEKLVPQTVRLWANYPNPFHDQTTITYTLPTAGPVTVEVFDILGRRVHVLARGKQSAGLHRVQWNVNESRGPIASGLYIVRLTANGTTRTRKVTLVR; this is encoded by the coding sequence ATGCGCTACTTCTCTCGCGCCTCACGGGGCGCCCTCTCGTTCCTGCTATTGTTTGTTGCACTCGTGGCTGGCGGTCCTTCCGCCGCCGCGCAGGAGAGCGAACCTGTGGTAGAAACCGATCCTGCGCTTCCCACCGTCACACGTCCGGTGACGATCTACTTCAATGCCGATCAAGGCAATAAGGGCCTGCAGGGCTACGACGGGGCGGTGTACGCCCATACCGGCGTGTATACGAGCGAGAGCCCTACCACCTGGAAGTGCGTGAAGACGGAGTGGCCTAACAACCGGCCGGACATCCGCATGACGGAGGTCGCGGCTGAACGCTACAAGCTAGAGATTAGTGACATTCGGGCGTACTACAACGACAACAATACCGGCTGCATGCTGGGGCCCAATGAGGAAATTCTGTCGATGAACTTTGTCTTTCGTAATGACGACGGTACGCTGGAGGGCAAAACGGCCTCGGGGGGCGACATCATCGTGGAGCTGGCGGACAGCGATCCGGGCGTAAATGCCAACATCGAGACGCCGGCGGTAAGCGCCATCAACCCGGTGGTCGTCGATACGGACACGACGATTTCCGTGCTTGCGATTGCCGACACCATCCAAACCGATCTGCAGAGCTTTAAGCTCTTTGTGGATGGGACCGAGGCGGTGCGCACCACGAATGACACCATTCAGTACAGCTTGTCGTTGACCCAAGCCGGGCGAAAAGATGTGCGCATTGAGGCGCGCGGCACCGACGGCTCGGTCGCTGCCGATTCGATTTATGCGGTGCGCACGGCGCCGCTAACCGATGCACCGGTGCCCGCCGGGCTCGACGACGGCATCAACTACACGAGCAGCACCTCGGCCACCCTGGTGCTGCAGGCCCCGCGCAAGTCGTTCGTCCACGTCATTGGCGACTTTACCAACTGGGAGGTGCAGCCGTCGTATCAGCTGAATCGTGAGCGCAACACGGCCTCCACCGGGCAAGACAGCACCCGTTGGTGGATTGAGCTGAACAACCTGACGCCGGGGAAGGAATATCGCTTTCAGTATTTGGTTGATGGCGACATTCGCATTCCCGATCCGTATTCGGGCAAGGTGCTGAGCACCAACGACCAGTTCATCGATGCGCAGACGTATCCCAACCTCATCGCGTACCCAACGGGCAAAACGCAGCAGCTCGTATCGGTCCTGCAGACCGATCAGGCCGCCTTCAACTTCTCGCCTTTTGAGCGGCCGCCGCAGAAGGATCTGGTGATCTACGAGTTGCTCGTCCGTGACTTCATCGCCAACCATAATTACCAGACGCTGCAAGATACGCTGGCGTACCTCGACCGCATGGGCATCAACGCCATCGAACTGATGCCCGTCTCGGAATTTGACGGCAACGAGAGTTGGGGCTACAACCCGGCGCTCTACTTTGCGACCGACAAGTACTACGGCCCCGCCAAGGAGCTAAAGCAATTCATTGAGATGGCCCACCAGCGCGGTATCGCGGTGATCCTGGACGTGGTGTACAACCAGCAAACCGGGCAGAGTCCGTTTGTGCGGCTCTTTAACGACGGAACCTACGGTCCGCCCACCGACGATAACCCATGGGTGAATCGCGATGCGCGTCACCCTTTCAACGTGTTTTACGACAACAACCACGAGAGCACGTTTACGAAATACTGGCTGGATCGCGCGAATGAATACTGGCTCACGGAGTTTAACGTCGACGGCTTTCGGTTTGACCTGTCGAAGGGCTTCACGCAGGGCCCCGATGCCGATGGCTACAATGATGTGGGTGCCTGGAGCAGCTACGACCAGGAGCGCATCAACACCTTGCAGCGCATGGCCGACAAGATCTGGGCGGTTGATGACAATGCGTACATCATTCTGGAGCACTTCGCTGCAACCGACGAAGAGAGAGCGCTCGCCGAGTACCGCACCGATCAGGGCCAGGCCGGCATGATGCTGTGGAATAACATGAACGATCCATATAGCGAGGCAGCGATGGGGTACGATGAGGGCTCGGACCTGTCGAACACCTATTACCGCAACCGCGGCATCAGCGTCCCTAACTACATCACGTACATGGAAAGCCACGACGAGCAGTGGCTTATGTACCGCAACTTAGCGTTTGGTAACTCTAGCGGTTCGTACGACATTCAGGAGCTGCCTACGGCGCTCAACCGGCAGAAATTGGTCGGGGCGTTCTTCTTCACCGTCCCTGGCCCGCGCATGATGTGGCAGTTTGGCGAGCTCGGCTACGGCTACGGCGACAACGGCGAGCAGTGCCTGCGCCCCAACGATTGCCCCACCGTTGCGCCAGGTCGCACGGCGCCGAAGCCGATCCGGTGGGACTACCGCGATCCGCAGCAATCGCCCAACCGCGTGAAGCTCTACAAGACGTGGTCGGCGCTCATCAACCTGCGCAACCAGCACGAGGTGTTCACCTCGACCGACACGCAGGTCGACCTGCGCGTGGGGGCCGCGGTGGATGGGCGGCGCATCGGCCTGCAGCATCCCTCCATGAATGCCATCGTGGTGGGCAACTTTGGCGTGGAGCCGACCGACGTGACGGCAAACTTCCCCACTAGTGGCACCTGGTACGACGTTTTTTCCGGCAAGGCGGTGTCGATTGAAGCGGAGGAACAAGACGCCGCGATTCCTATGGCGCCGGGCGAGTTTCACGTGTACACCAGCGAGCCGCCGGCCGTTACACCGGAAGCAGGCATTGTGCCGTACGGTGTGGCGGCGCCGGCCCCCGAAGCGCCCACCGGCGTCGAAGCGTCGTCGAACCTGGAGGCGGGCGCGGTAGAACTTTCGTGGACCGCCAGCGACGCCGTCGACGTGGTGGCGCATCAGGTGTATCGGGGCCGGACGGCCACGTTTGACACCACCGGTGCGCTCTTGGCCACGCTGGGACCCAACGCAACAACGTACACCGACGACGCGGTCGTGTCGGGTCCTACGTACTATTACCGCGTGGTGGCGCTCGACAACGACGGCATGCAGAGCGCGTCCGCGGCCGCTTCGGCCCTGCTGTATCCGGCATCCATCCCGGTGTCGGTGACGCGTTCCTTCGGCAACGGCGCGGCCAAAGACGATTACCGCCTCGTCGCGCTGCCGGGCGACGTGAGCCGCGGGCTTGGCGATACCTTTCAGGGAACCGCGGGCGACGCGTGGCAGGCCTACTGGGACAACGGCAACGCCACGGACTACCTGGTGAAGTACACGCCCTCGGCGACGTTTGCCTTGCGGCCGGGCCGCGGCTTTTGGGCCATCAGCGAATCGGCGTGGACGGTAGATGGCGATATCCCGACGGTGGTGCCGCAGCAAACGGCCGGAAGCGACGTGCCCGTCACCACGATTCCGCTGCATGAGGGGTGGAACATCATCTCGAACCCGTTCGATCGCGACGTGGCATGGAGTGCGGTGGCGGCCGCAAACGGGGGATCGCTGCAGCCGATCTGGCGCTTCAACGGGTCGTTTCAGCAAGCCGAGACGTTTGTCTCGGCCCGCAGCGGTACGGCGTTCTACTTCAACAACCAATCCGGTCTGTCGTCGCTCACCATCCCATACGCTATGCAGTCGGCTGCTGCCCAGCGCAGCAAGACCGCGTCGCCTGAACTGCTGCGCATTACCGCCACGCTCGACGACGCGCGCTCGTCGACCGTAGCGCTTGGCGTAGCGCCCAACGCCTCGAACGAGGTGGGCGCCGAGGACATCATCGCGCCATCGACGTCGTTCGAGTCGTTTAGCTTGCGTGCGAAAGCGCCGGGAGCGGGCGCACGGCAAGATCGCTTGGCCCGCTCGGTGCGCGCGCGCTCCCAACGCGGCGGCCACGTTTTCCCGCTGCGCCTGCAAACCCCCAACGGCGGCCGTATCACACTGACGGTTGAAGGCGGCACGGCCATCGGGCCCGCAGCGCGCCTGGTGAATCGTACCACCGGCGCCGTGTACAATCTGTCCACAAAGCAACGCATCACGCTAACGGCTACCACGGATGCGGTCGACCTGGCGCTGCTCACCGGTAGCGCGGCCTTCGTGGAGCGGCAACAAGAGAAGCTGGTGCCGCAAACCGTTCGGCTGTGGGCCAACTACCCGAACCCGTTCCACGACCAAACGACCATCACGTACACCCTGCCCACCGCGGGGCCCGTGACGGTTGAGGTCTTCGACATTTTGGGCCGCCGGGTGCACGTGCTGGCGCGCGGCAAGCAGTCGGCCGGGCTGCATCGCGTGCAATGGAATGTCAACGAGAGCCGTGGGCCCATTGCCAGTGGCCTCTACATTGTGCGGCTGACGGCCAACGGCACGACCCGCACGCGCAAAGTGACGCTGGTGCGGTAG
- a CDS encoding RagB/SusD family nutrient uptake outer membrane protein — protein sequence MMFRSTHTLYRALFVAAFVALFTGLTACDNVGVQPKSSATASTVFTQDGAFKQFLAKLYGSFNVTGQQGPAGSGDIGGIDEGFSQYMRLYWQMQELTTDEAIIAWNDNGIRELHNHSWDAANQFSRAMYDRIFFTISQSNEFLRQSTDAKLEQYGVSANRQQVIQQYRAEARFLRALAYWHGIDLFGNIPLVTEDFTRGSEAPQQSTRAEIFAFVESELKAITDSEGEENLPAVGQAEYGRADAAAAYMVLAKLYQNAPVYIGENRSADVIEYTTRIIDANAYSLETEATAQFSAYHRLFLADNHTANGIIFAIPQDGNRTQHYGGTTFLCHAPVGGSMNPAAYGLDFGWAGLRTTAPVVDRYSGTDDRAIFFTQGQSKEIDDIGTFTDGYAVPKYQNVTSTGAEGKNATFPDTDYPMFRLADAYLMYAEAVLRGGGGSQQRALELVNDLRERAGLGRDVTATELDLQFILDERSRELMWEGHRRIDLIRFGQYTTDAYLWPWKGGVKEGQATQDHLRLFPLPATELRANPNLEQNPGYS from the coding sequence ATGATGTTTCGATCAACGCACACGCTCTACCGCGCCTTATTTGTGGCGGCGTTTGTAGCGCTCTTTACCGGGCTCACGGCGTGCGATAACGTCGGCGTTCAGCCCAAGAGCAGCGCCACAGCTTCCACCGTGTTCACGCAGGATGGAGCCTTCAAACAATTTCTCGCAAAGCTCTACGGCAGCTTTAATGTAACCGGGCAGCAAGGTCCCGCTGGCAGTGGCGACATTGGCGGGATTGATGAGGGCTTTTCGCAATACATGCGTCTGTACTGGCAGATGCAGGAGCTGACGACCGATGAGGCCATTATTGCCTGGAACGACAACGGCATCCGCGAGCTGCACAACCATTCCTGGGACGCGGCGAATCAGTTTTCGCGGGCCATGTACGACCGCATCTTCTTCACGATCTCGCAGTCGAACGAATTCCTGCGGCAGTCGACCGATGCGAAGCTGGAGCAATATGGCGTTTCCGCTAATCGTCAGCAGGTGATTCAGCAGTACCGCGCTGAGGCGCGCTTTCTGCGGGCCCTCGCGTATTGGCACGGCATCGATCTCTTTGGCAATATTCCACTCGTCACCGAAGACTTTACCCGCGGCAGCGAAGCCCCCCAGCAGAGCACGCGCGCCGAAATCTTCGCCTTTGTGGAAAGCGAGTTGAAGGCCATCACCGACAGCGAAGGGGAGGAGAACCTGCCCGCCGTGGGGCAAGCAGAATACGGGCGTGCCGACGCGGCTGCGGCGTATATGGTGCTCGCGAAGCTCTACCAGAATGCACCGGTGTACATCGGGGAAAATCGTTCCGCCGATGTCATCGAGTACACAACCCGGATTATCGACGCGAATGCGTACAGCCTTGAAACCGAGGCCACGGCGCAGTTCTCTGCCTACCATCGCCTGTTCCTGGCCGATAACCACACCGCCAATGGCATTATCTTCGCCATTCCGCAAGACGGAAACCGCACGCAGCACTATGGCGGCACCACGTTCTTGTGCCACGCGCCGGTGGGCGGGAGCATGAACCCGGCCGCTTATGGCCTCGACTTCGGGTGGGCCGGATTGCGCACGACGGCGCCGGTGGTTGATCGTTACAGCGGCACCGACGACCGTGCCATCTTCTTCACGCAAGGACAGTCGAAGGAGATTGACGACATTGGCACCTTCACCGATGGCTACGCGGTGCCGAAGTACCAAAACGTGACATCGACGGGCGCAGAGGGCAAAAACGCGACCTTCCCCGATACGGATTATCCGATGTTTCGCCTCGCCGATGCGTACCTGATGTACGCCGAGGCGGTGCTGCGCGGTGGCGGAGGCAGCCAGCAGCGCGCGCTGGAGCTCGTCAACGACCTGCGCGAGCGCGCGGGCCTCGGGCGTGATGTTACGGCTACTGAACTCGATCTCCAGTTTATTCTGGATGAGCGGTCGCGCGAGCTCATGTGGGAAGGTCATCGCCGAATCGACCTCATTCGCTTCGGTCAGTATACCACGGATGCCTACTTGTGGCCGTGGAAGGGCGGCGTAAAAGAGGGGCAGGCGACGCAAGACCACTTGCGCCTCTTCCCGCTTCCCGCGACCGAACTGCGGGCCAATCCGAACCTGGAACAAAACCCGGGCTACAGCTGA
- a CDS encoding SusC/RagA family TonB-linked outer membrane protein, protein MRKIATTALWTALLLLIAATPAFAQKDVSGTVTDATSGDPLPGVNIRVAGTTTGTASDVNGQYSITVPGPDAELVFSYVGYNTKTVPVGTREQIDVALQQDVAALEELVVVGYGEQQAEDITGSVEKVEAEDFNQSAKVSPEQLIAAKVPGVQISSSSGAPGSQTFIRIRGATSVNADSQPLFVVDGVPISNEGTQATRNPLNFLNPNSIASITVLKDASATAIYGSRGANGVIIIETKTADEGEANITYSGNFTMSEPTDQIDVLNADQFRQVVRERAPSQLGLLGDATTNWQDAVQRTAYGQEHNVSVSRGYEDANYRLSIGYLDQQGVLQTSNTERLSVGLNYNQSLLDDQLSITANVKGAQTEDQFAPGLVGGAASFAPTQPIRDVNSAFGGFYEWSQPGLGLAENNPVAEFVLSSNIGTSYRSLGSVEANYKLPFVEGLSARAKVAYDVAAGEREYFAPTFLKGQAESANPGTVVRANFERLSTLFDAFLSYKNTFDSIDSKFDITAGYSWEDFQEEYPEFNASGLTTNIFGPNSVAPISDPVNLQGFVTEIPNRLISVFGRVNYTFMDRYLLTFTVRRDGSSRFGPENRWGTFPSGALAWRVNQESFFDAIPLPISTFKIRASWGVTGNQEIGDFLYAPLYVSGGPQAQVQFGDEFVTTIRPSAADEALKWEETTSTNIGLDYGFLDGRLTGSFNYYVKDTDDLLFTVPVAAGANLSNRLLTNIGSMRNEGYEFSIAGRVIDTEAFRYNAQFNVSTNENKLTKINRADDVEDFQGIDVGGISGGVGNTVQILQEGAAVNSFFLYQHKRDANGDPIYADVNGDGTINGDDLYKDINGDGAVTSQDRSVVGAPQPEWILGHTSQLSYNNFDLSFTLRAHIGQEVYNNIASNYGHFQRLTEFAPSNLHESALKYGFEEPLYLSDVYLEDGSFLRMDNITLGYTLTSIPTVDQIRVYGSVNNAFVLTGYSGRDPEVGGPGASAIGIDNNTYPRSRTFSAGINVRL, encoded by the coding sequence ATGCGAAAAATCGCTACCACGGCGCTATGGACAGCGCTCCTATTGCTCATTGCCGCGACGCCTGCGTTTGCGCAGAAAGATGTGTCGGGCACCGTTACAGACGCAACCAGTGGTGACCCGCTCCCGGGGGTAAACATCCGCGTGGCCGGTACCACAACCGGGACCGCAAGCGATGTGAACGGTCAGTACTCGATCACCGTCCCGGGGCCCGATGCCGAACTCGTATTCTCGTACGTGGGGTACAACACGAAAACAGTGCCGGTTGGCACCCGCGAGCAGATTGACGTCGCGTTGCAGCAAGATGTCGCCGCGCTTGAGGAACTGGTTGTTGTGGGGTACGGCGAGCAGCAGGCCGAAGACATCACCGGATCGGTCGAGAAGGTTGAGGCGGAAGACTTCAATCAGTCGGCGAAGGTGAGCCCCGAGCAACTCATTGCGGCGAAGGTGCCGGGCGTTCAGATTTCGTCAAGCAGCGGCGCGCCGGGGTCGCAAACGTTCATTCGCATTCGTGGGGCCACCTCGGTAAACGCCGACAGTCAGCCGCTCTTTGTGGTCGACGGGGTGCCCATCAGCAACGAGGGCACACAGGCGACGCGCAACCCGCTCAACTTCCTCAACCCCAACAGCATTGCGAGCATTACGGTGCTCAAAGACGCCTCCGCGACAGCGATTTACGGATCGCGTGGCGCGAACGGTGTCATTATTATTGAGACGAAGACGGCGGATGAGGGCGAAGCCAACATCACGTATTCGGGCAACTTCACGATGTCTGAGCCCACCGATCAGATTGATGTCCTGAACGCGGATCAATTTCGTCAGGTGGTGCGCGAGCGCGCCCCGAGCCAGCTCGGATTGCTTGGCGATGCAACGACGAACTGGCAGGATGCCGTGCAACGGACTGCCTACGGACAGGAGCATAACGTAAGCGTATCCCGCGGATATGAGGACGCTAACTACCGTCTTTCGATCGGTTATCTCGATCAGCAGGGGGTATTGCAAACATCAAACACCGAGCGCTTGAGCGTCGGGCTCAACTACAATCAGTCGCTGCTCGACGATCAGCTGTCCATCACGGCCAATGTGAAGGGCGCACAGACCGAGGATCAGTTTGCGCCGGGGCTTGTGGGCGGTGCCGCGTCGTTTGCGCCCACCCAGCCCATTCGCGACGTGAACAGTGCGTTTGGTGGATTCTATGAGTGGAGCCAGCCGGGGCTTGGCCTTGCCGAGAATAACCCCGTGGCCGAATTTGTTCTCTCCAGCAACATTGGAACCAGCTATCGTAGCCTGGGAAGCGTGGAGGCTAATTATAAGCTTCCCTTTGTGGAAGGGCTGAGCGCACGGGCCAAAGTGGCCTATGATGTAGCAGCCGGTGAGCGGGAGTACTTTGCCCCAACGTTTTTAAAGGGACAGGCCGAGTCGGCCAACCCCGGCACCGTGGTCCGTGCCAACTTCGAGCGCCTTTCAACGCTGTTTGACGCTTTCCTCAGCTACAAAAATACGTTTGATAGCATCGACAGTAAGTTCGATATCACGGCGGGTTACTCCTGGGAAGACTTTCAGGAAGAGTATCCGGAGTTTAACGCCAGCGGGCTTACGACGAATATCTTTGGCCCGAATAGCGTCGCGCCCATTTCGGACCCGGTGAACCTTCAGGGCTTTGTGACAGAAATTCCCAACCGGCTCATTTCGGTCTTTGGGCGTGTGAATTACACGTTCATGGATCGTTACCTGCTCACCTTCACGGTGCGCCGCGACGGATCGTCACGGTTCGGACCAGAGAACCGTTGGGGTACGTTCCCCTCGGGCGCGCTTGCGTGGCGCGTGAATCAAGAATCGTTCTTTGATGCGATTCCGCTGCCTATCTCGACCTTCAAAATCCGCGCATCGTGGGGCGTGACCGGTAATCAAGAAATTGGCGACTTCCTGTATGCGCCGCTGTACGTATCGGGCGGGCCGCAGGCGCAGGTTCAATTTGGTGATGAGTTTGTGACGACGATTCGTCCCAGCGCGGCCGACGAGGCGCTGAAGTGGGAGGAGACAACATCCACGAACATCGGCCTCGATTATGGCTTCCTGGACGGTCGACTGACGGGGTCCTTCAACTACTACGTGAAGGACACCGATGATTTGCTGTTTACCGTACCGGTTGCGGCAGGTGCAAACCTCAGCAACCGCTTGCTCACCAACATCGGGTCGATGCGCAATGAGGGCTACGAGTTTTCCATCGCGGGGCGCGTCATAGATACGGAAGCGTTCCGGTACAACGCTCAGTTTAACGTGTCGACCAACGAGAATAAGCTCACGAAGATTAACCGGGCCGACGACGTCGAAGACTTTCAGGGCATTGACGTGGGCGGCATTAGCGGCGGCGTGGGCAACACCGTGCAAATCCTGCAAGAGGGGGCTGCGGTGAACTCCTTCTTCTTGTATCAGCACAAACGCGATGCGAACGGCGATCCCATCTACGCCGACGTGAACGGCGATGGCACGATCAACGGCGATGATCTGTACAAAGATATCAACGGCGATGGTGCCGTAACCAGCCAAGACCGCTCGGTAGTAGGTGCCCCGCAGCCCGAATGGATTCTGGGCCACACCTCGCAGCTGAGTTACAACAACTTCGATCTCAGCTTCACGCTACGGGCCCACATCGGCCAAGAGGTATACAACAACATTGCCTCGAACTACGGCCACTTCCAGCGCCTCACGGAGTTTGCCCCCTCCAATCTCCACGAGAGCGCCCTGAAGTATGGCTTCGAAGAGCCGTTGTATCTCTCCGACGTGTATCTGGAAGATGGGTCGTTCCTGCGGATGGATAATATCACGCTCGGCTACACCCTCACGTCGATCCCGACCGTTGACCAAATTCGGGTGTACGGCTCGGTCAACAATGCTTTTGTGCTCACCGGCTACAGCGGGCGCGATCCTGAAGTGGGCGGGCCGGGTGCCTCAGCCATCGGCATTGACAACAACACCTACCCGCGCTCACGGACGTTCTCGGCGGGCATCAATGTGCGGCTGTAG